GCCAACGACGCGCTCCTCGACGATGTCATCCTCGTCCTTCTCGCTCGGAGGATCACCGAGGGGATCGATGACGATGACGGTGACGTTGTCGAGACCGCCGGCGATAATCGCCTCCTCGACCAGCGCATCGCAGGCGTGGGCGGGAGCGGGATTATCGAGCAGGATTTCCTCGATGTCCTCATCGGAGATCATGGAGCATAGGCCATCGGAGCACAGGAGCAGTCGATCGCCCTCCTCGACGTGCAGGGTGTAGAGGTCGGGCTGCATGTGCGGATCGCTGCCGAGAGCACGCGTGATGACCGAGCGTTGCGGATGGAAACGCGCCTCAGCCTCCGTCAGACGGCCCTGCTCGATGAGGTCTGCCACGAGAGAGTGGTCGCGCGTGATGCGCTGGAGCTGGCCATCGTGCAGCAGGTACGCGCGCGAGTCGCCCACCTGCGCGATGGTTGCCTCGTCCTCGAAGACGAAGGCGGCGGTGAGCGTCGTGCCCATGCCCGGTTTACCCGTGCCGTCCTGGGCGCCGCGCAAGACGGCCTCGTTGGCCTTGATGACGGCTGCGGCAAGCGCTTCGGGGCTCGTGCTCTTGGGCGCATGGGCCTCCATGGTGGTGACGGCAATGTTGCTCGCGACCTCGCCGGCCTCATGGCCGCCCATACCGTCAGCGACGACGAAGAGCGGGGTCTTGACCAGGTAGCTGTCCTCGTTGTGTTCGCGCACGCTGCCAACATCCGAGCGAGCAGCATACGAACGCGGCATGGTGGGCTTGGTGAAGTTGAAACTCATTGACGGCCAATCTTTATATCGACGTTTCCGATGGTAACGATATCGCCCTCAGAGCAGGCGACAGGCTTGGTGACGGGATGCCCGTTGAGCAGGGTGCCGTTGGTGGAGTTGAGGTCCTCGACCGAAAGGCTCTTGCCCGAAAGCGAGAAACGCGCATGGCGTGCCGAGACGTAATCGGTGGGGATGACGATATCGGCGCCCGGAGCGCGGCCGATGACGATGGGGCCGGCAATGGTCAAGCGAACGCCCTTGAGCGTGCGCGGGCCTTTCTCAACGTTGAGCGTCCAGGACTTTTCCTTCTTGTTCTGACCGCGCACGAGGCCGACGCCCGTCTTCACGACGAAGAACAGGAAGAGATAGAGCAGGGCGACGAGCAGCAGGCGGCCAGCCAGAAGAAGAAGATCGACCATGCTGTGCTTAGCCCTCCTGGAACTCGAGCTGGGTGGTACCGAGGTCGATGATGTCGCCGTCGTAAATGCGCGACTGCGTCGTGGCAATGCCATTGACGATCATGCCGTTGGTTGAACCGGTGTCACGGATGAGCCAGCCGGAATCGTTATGCAGGACCTCGGCATGATGACGCGAAACGCTCGGGTCACCGATGATGACGTCGCAGTTGGTATCGCGACCGACGACGGTGCGATCATCACGTAGCTGGTACACGCGCTGCGTCTTGAGGTTGTAGAGAACGGCCTGG
This window of the Coriobacteriaceae bacterium genome carries:
- a CDS encoding Stp1/IreP family PP2C-type Ser/Thr phosphatase: MSFNFTKPTMPRSYAARSDVGSVREHNEDSYLVKTPLFVVADGMGGHEAGEVASNIAVTTMEAHAPKSTSPEALAAAVIKANEAVLRGAQDGTGKPGMGTTLTAAFVFEDEATIAQVGDSRAYLLHDGQLQRITRDHSLVADLIEQGRLTEAEARFHPQRSVITRALGSDPHMQPDLYTLHVEEGDRLLLCSDGLCSMISDEDIEEILLDNPAPAHACDALVEEAIIAGGLDNVTVIVIDPLGDPPSEKDEDDIVEERVVGLPEDARADEEEPAAPAVAAAPVEAAPTQAAHASKSKPKKSGKGGKHHKPKHRGRMAPFIWALAFILILAAAGFGFYAFAQNSYFIIAENGVVNVYRGLPGEFAGISVSWLESQAPDIDVSKLTPMVQSNLKNGISVNSLDEANEKISEFRLQTTKG
- a CDS encoding FHA domain-containing protein, with amino-acid sequence MVDLLLLAGRLLLVALLYLFLFFVVKTGVGLVRGQNKKEKSWTLNVEKGPRTLKGVRLTIAGPIVIGRAPGADIVIPTDYVSARHARFSLSGKSLSVEDLNSTNGTLLNGHPVTKPVACSEGDIVTIGNVDIKIGRQ